The genome window CCGACGTGTTTGAAAAGTGAGCCTGTTTCAGTAGTGCTCGTGGGAGGGGTTCATAATCTAAttagttgctgttttttttctgatacttcttttatgaaaaaaaaaggtaatgatTATGTGACTGGTGAACTATACTGTTTTGTATCGCgttgattaacacacacacacacacacacacacacacacacacaagcttttgATTTTGCTTTCTgccttttatacatttttttctttttctgtttgttttgatttatttgttagaattccctttttcctattcattaattttcttcctaaTTTCCTCTATTTGTTTATgcttcctcttattattcttattaactttttcgttttctgtctattttctcGCTTTCGTAATTTCTCGTTTTCAGATTATGATCTCGTAAAGAAATGAGAACACGTCATACATATACTGTGATGATATACATATCCCTTATAGGGCTCTCAGACTTGAATATCGGAATTACCTTAGATTTTGAGGAAAATTACCTAAGATTTAAAGATTTTACCTCAGATTTCACTCTACGCTActccagaatatatatatatatatatatatatatatatatatatatatatatatatatatatatatatatatatatagagagagagagagagagagagagagagagagagagagagagagagagagagagagagggagagagatttctTATAGGTAATATACTTGCATAatacatgtattaaaatatatgtaatcATTATCTAAGGATTGTAATGGAGAATGGTAATAATGGCAGTATCTCATCTTACCGTTTAAAAAGTAGGATATTATTACTCAACATGCAAGTTAAATTGCATCGTTCATGAGGACGAGGACTTCCTATCAGCAACCAGGAGCTCCTGACAATTTCACATCACCGCATCTACTCATTCATGATACCACAACTAGGCAACGTACCCAACATGCACACAATTATCAATTTACTGTGTTCAACTTATCATGCCCAATAAGTGGTTGATTTCACATTTCCCTAATTTTGAAATGGAGTTATTGCTCAGCACTGTGAACTAATACCAAGATATGCTGATAATCCACAAAATATTTATATTCTACAAAAAACCCTCTTGGTgtaatgaaagtgaaaaatgTTTTGTAAAAAACTAACACATCCTGGTATACCCACAACAAATAATCAATATTGAcatccgacatctttaagatgtcggtaaatactggttatgtgcccagcttatggaaagtagctaatgtgacgccgattttcaaaaagggggacaggtcagctgcttcaaactatcgcccaattagcttaccatcggttataggcaagatgctggaatccataatagccaggaacattcgggagtatctagagaaacatagcttaattcacgactcgcagcatgggttcacgaggaaggtcatgcctcaccaatgtcttgtccttctacaataaagtatttgaggcggttgacagagatgaaaattatgatgtaatctatcttgattttagtaaagcgtttgacaaagttcctcaccaacgactgttggaGCTCagtgttgcttaaattacaggctcacggagtagagggtaaagttttgaactgggtcaaggtgtggcttagcaataggaagctaagagtgcaaatcaatggtaaaagatctgactggggctgcgttacgagtggggtcccacaaggttcggtattgggtccacttttgtttattatttatatcaatgacttagatacaggaattagtagtgatgtcagtaaatttgtagatgataccaagatcgatagagtaattgagtcggatcaggacgctagtattctccaggatgaactaaacagattgtatgactgggcggataaatggcagatggagttcaatgtagggaagtgcagtattctgagtgtaggtaggaacaacccctcacataactattgcttaaatgacactcaaaagcaggtctgggtgctagagggatttaggggtcttagtgagctctgatctccgtccaagggcacaatacattcaagctagaaatcgagcaaacaggatAATGTGATTTATTTcaaagagcgtaagcaacagaagcgccgaagtctttctcaaactatatttagcattagttagacctcatcttgattatgcggttcagttttggtcaccttaatatagaatggatatcaaaatgttaaaatcggtgcagaggaggatgaaaaagatgattcaggggttaagaaacttgtcatacgaggaaagacgcaaacagttaaacttgcatgcactatagtcggtccaaattagcttggccaatttgcaccgagaagcccctcccccattctggctaagctccgcccccctttcacctgattggctgttgatgacatcatagattgtatcaaagacacgtaccaaatatatatgattgagataatctagcttctttcatgattaaaaaatatttgaaacttaattgaataacgacattctacttaaacaatcaatgacatcacttaagaaacaaagtacaatcatagCACTGcgagttttcaagggagaacgggccctgcaaaacgagcactgaaggcgatgatagtaggctatctataaagtaatgcacactttccgtcattatttcctacatagctcattcacataggcataccaaatataatcacataaaaaaatatactctataataactgaatacaggtaggaatcattgtatcgAGGAATAAGATATGTATCTGGGGCTTGGAGCGACGGGTAGGCTACATATGTACTTCGCTCAGCGCaacagccacagatacgaaacttattcctcaatacaatcattcctacttgtatgaagctactgtagaatatattttttttatgtgattatatttggtataATGAGCTATGCTATGTATAATAatggaaagtgtgcattactttatacatagaaacttgcagtattatgattgtatTTTGTTTCTTAACcctataagctccgacgttttcaaattttcgcgctcgtaacagcatcctagcatcgtactcatttttcTAAACAACggtaacgctcatgaacactaagtactggtaccgaatcaatagtgtaaaacaataacaataatgatggtgaaaaaagaaggaaagtaaaaaagggtataaaaataACGGAGgcaactctctttccctccctccctaccttcctccctccttccctccctccctctgtcgcttgTCTCAGGTTtggagaaagaataaagacaTCTCCACTCGCTAAACAAatatcgtacacacgcatcatTTATGTATACCTCGctgttaattttcttcctcttcttcttcctcttccttttcttcttcctcttcctctttttcttcttcttcctcttcttcttcctcttcctcttcttcttcctcttcttcttcctcttcctcttcttcttcctcttcgtcttcttcctcttcctcttcctcttcttcttcctcttcgtcttcttcctcttcctcttcctcttcttcttcttctccttcttcttcctcctcctcttcctcttcttcttcttcttcctcttcctcttcttcctcttcttcttcctcttcctcttcttcttcttcttcctcttcttcttcctcttcctcttcttcttcttctccttgttcttctttttcttcttcttcttcttcttcctcttcttcttcctcttcctcttcttcttcttctccttgttcttcttcttcctcttcctcttcttcctcctcttcctcttcttcctcctcttcctcttcttcttcctcctcttcatattcttcctcctcttcctcctcttcctcttcttcctcctcttcctactcttcttcctcctcttcttcctcctcttcctcctcttcctcctcttcctcttcttcctcttcttcctcctcttcctcttcttcctcttcctcttcctcttcttccttctcttcctcttcttcctcttcttcctcctcttcctcttcttcctcttcctcttcctcttcttccttctcttcctcttcttcctcctcttcctcctcttcttcctcctcttcttccttctcttcctcctcttcttcctcttcttcctccacttcttcctcttcttcttcctcctcctcctcttcttcctcctcttcctcttcttcctattcttccatttcttcttcctcctcttccttttcctcctcctcttgcgcctcttcctcttcctcttcctcctcctcttcttcctcctcttcctcttcctcttcttcctccccttcctcttcctcttcttcttcctcctcttcctcttcctcttcttcctcctcttcctcttcctcttcttcctcctcttcctcttcttcctcctcttcctcctcttcctcttcttcctcctcttcctcttcttcctcttcttcctcctcttcccatctagtgcttaggcaatgttctccgtccccacattttattttcttattgtctagGGGGAGGCGGGCaggtaccgcccccctcccttgttgtgcattccttcctaccattgtatctttttagtttcatggtgctccctacacatgtactaatagttgtataatcacacactgtcctgcctgggggttgggatggcatgttcctcccttctcccttgttgtttacctgcaacaataaactatcaatcaatcttcctcctcttcctcttcttcctcctcttcctcttcttcctcctcttcctctttctcctcctcttcctcttcttcctcctcttcctcctcttcctcttcttcctcctcttcctcttcctcctcctcttcttcctcctcttcctcctcctcctcttccttttcttcctctacttcctcttcttcttcttcttgtaacgggcttgtcggggggcgtttaaagggtgttgattaagacttcagcttccttaaggcgaattatattcgtagcctttatgtacaagaagcgtcggagcgagagcaactgtcgttgtgtgtcagtcggactctcgtgaaggagcgatgagttacaggttggaaaataattgttataatcggtcacgtatgtcaaggtgacctccgcgcaccatcggagtgcgaagtatacaaaactgagacggtaaatactgacggacgacattcctataaggtggcgtgatctatctgtcgtggttttttccattgacaattgtatgcctaattcgtggtgatattaaataataataatacattgatatcctactataacattcttcctcttcttcttcttcttcttcttcttcttcttcttcttcttcttcttcttcttcttctagattatctcaatcatatatatttggtacgtgtctttgatacagtctatgatgtcatcaacagccaagcAGGTGAAAGGatggcggagcttagccagaatgggggaggggcctctcggtgcaaattggccaagctaatttggaccgactttttttttatagaaatgcgaagggtgcgtggagacatgatcgaggtttataaatggatgaagggttgtaataagggggatattcataaggttttgttggtaagataactaggtaggacacgtagtaatgggtttaaactggataaattcagattcaacagggatataggcaaaaattggtttactaacagagtggtggatgtgtggaataggctgagcagccatgtggtgagtgccaatacactgtcacattaaaaaatagattagataaattcatgaacagcgatattaggtggggttagatacacgggagcttaggttcaaaggagctgccttgtacatgcCTACCGGCCTCAtgtagactcctacgttcttacgttcttatgttcttaacttgGTATTAAACTAGTAAATTCCAAATCATAGAAAATAAAGCACACCCAAGAACATTTAACGCACAAATATACACACCCTGCAGAGTACTCAGATAATAAATAAGCCTGTCCTCTACATAAATACTCTAATAGTGGGTGCGTAAAGGAATCAGTGGGAGAGATGAGGTTATTGACTGAATGTTGAAAAATGTATCCTAAGAATACATGTTCATTGTAGGTCATTCTCTTCATATATATGTAAAGGGTATTTATCCATAAGTGCGCCCGTCTCGCATTGAACGACACCATTGTGATatataaaatatgtgcatgtacaACACTCTGCCATATCGCTTACCCGTCGCAAATCACTCGTTTGTGAGATATTTATTTCTTCATGAATATTATTTCAAATCACCACAGCCACTTGCTCTGCCCACAAttgagggaggttaggttaggttattatttACGTACTATAAAGCTGATTGAAAAAGTTCATCATACGGGAAGAGAGGAGCAGAGCGGGGCAGAGTGGGACTGGGCAGCGAACCCCGACCTGCCCGGACCTGCACCgcttctccccctcccactccccggTTTGACGAAACCTTTTCAGTCAGTATTATAACCTGAggtaacttaacctagcctacccAACCCTAACCcaacttagcctaacctaacctccctcaaTGGTGGCTGGAGCGAGTGGCTGTTGTGCTTTCAAGTAATAATCAAGCAATGACCTATCTGTGATCAAGCAGTGTTGTCAAGTACTCCAATTACGTCAGTATTACCACAAAGATAATTAAATTACCTTAGAATAACCTTAAAAATCTCATTACTTCAGAATTACCCTGAATGAGGTGAGATTACGTTGATCTGAGGTAATTACCTTAAAATGAGAGTCCTGATTCCTTATACTGAAGAACAGTTACTCCTACACGGGCAAATTTTCTCCTTACGGCCAATAGATGGCGCGTCAATTCACACCCGCATTGCCAGATTCTCGcatactcagaacattgcatatATCATTTTCAGGCTCTAAATCTGTCTTACAAGCACTAATAACCATCTACAATTAAAGTTAGTGTTGTTAGCGTCAAGTATCGACTCCTTTGTGGCAATATTGTGTcaaaaaccggaaaatacgacAAATGTTAATTACGAGGAGCTGATGTCTGGCACCCTTGAATTTCAAACCGCTCTATCTCAGAGTGGCGCGCGCCGTTCGAGCAAGAATATGTTTGTCTGTGACCTTGTTTAGAGTGCCCGGTGGCGGTTTCGTTGCATGTTTTGCGTTGCGGTCATCAAGATAGGCGAGATAGTGTCGTCACTAAGCTGAAAGTGAGTGCCAATGAGTCATGGGGAGTCAGGACGGGACGCGGCAAAGGAACATAGTGATGGAGGCAGTAATGGCCGATAGGAATGAGTGTGTggtcggtattgtcagatgcttccACCTATCATGTCAATTACTTCCAAAGTccggagattaatcgggttttcatgatttttcacgttcatggtacagaaaggtCAAAagtaccaccaggggcataaaagtacccctggaaatgcccaaactcctacgaaaaccttgtcagatGTGTGCTCGGACGTcgatttttttcacgttcatggtacagaaaggtcaaagtaccaccaggggcataaaagtacccctggaaatgccccaaactcctacgaaaaccttgtcaaatgtgtgcttggacgtTGAcacgtttaaaaatacgggcttaTTATTTCCCAACgtcacagagaagattatccgtgttttctttggtattttcccgttcatgatgcacaagtcgggtaaaactatcactagggtcacaaaaccatccatgaaaatcccagtaaCTTTAACGAGAGgcatttcaaacaggcgaactgaggtgtcgATACTTATATAAGAATACGGGCTCAGGGCaatgtgtgtctctgtgtgtgtgtgtgtgtgtgataaggaagggtggaaggggtgagtgTGAGAGAGTAATGAAGAGACAATCGTCGTGCCTCAGGCTGCGGGGTGGGGGGAGGTTGGCGGGGTCACGATGAGTGTCATTCGATTGTTATATTTGCTTCTTTAATTAACCAGGGGAAGGTAAACCATACTTACACCTccactcatcctcccttcccaactcaagcgcacacacacacagacacactccaATTGACTTTGCACACACTCACATGGTAAAGGTTTAGTTAACGACACTTTGGTCATAACACATCACACGTAATAACacgtaggggaggggagggggagggagagaggaggaggaggaggaggagcttagagagtgaaggaggagaggggaaaaagaggaggaagggaagctagACGCCGATGTGCTCACACTCACGTATTATAGTTATCACCTGTGGCGGTGtctcggcggtggtggtgatagtgatggtgatggaggtggtgatagtggtggtgatggtgatggtagtggtgatggtggtggtgctattggtggtggtgctattggtggtgatggtgatagtggtggtggtgatagtggtggtggtggtgatggtgatggtagtggtggtgatagtggtggtggtggtgatagtggtggtgatagtggtggtggtggtggtggtggtggtggtggtggtgatagtggtggtggtggtggtggtggtggtggtgttggtggtggtgatggtgattgtggtggtgatagtggtggtggtggtgatagtggtggtgatggtggtggtggtggtgatggtggtgggggtggtgatagtggtgggggtggtggtggtgatggtggtggtgatggtgatggtggtggtggtgatggtggtggtgatggtggtggtggtgatggtggtggtgatggtggtggtggtggtggtggtgatggtggtggtggtggtgatggtggtggtgttggtggtggtggtggtggtggtgatggtgatggtggtggtggtggtggtggtgatggtggtggtgatggtggtggtggtggtgatggtggtggtgatggtggtggtgatggtggtggtggtgatggtgatggtggtggtggtggtggtggtgatggtggtggtgatggtggtggtgatggtggtgatggtgatggtggtggtgatggtggtggtggtggtgatggtggtggtgatggtggtggtgatggtggtggtggtgatggtgatggtggtggtgatggtggtggtggtggtggtgatggtggtggtgatggtggtgatggtggtggtgatggtgatggtggtggtgatggtgatggtggtggtggtgatagtggtggtgatggtggtggtgatagtggtggtgatggtgatggtagtggtgctggtgatggtggtggtgatagtggtggtgatggtggtggtgatagtggtggtgatagtggtggtgatggtggtggtgatagtggtggtgatggtggtggtgctggtgatggtggtggtgatagtggtggtgatggtggtggtgatagtggtggtgatggtggtggtggtggtgatggtggtggtgatggtggtggtgatagtggtggtaatggtggtggtggtgatggtggtggtgatggtggtggtgatggtggtggtgatggtggtggtggtggtgatggtggtggtggtgatagtggtggtggtggtgatagtggtggtgatggtggtggtgatagtggtggtggtggtgatggtgatggtagtggtgatggtgatggtagtggtgatggtgatagtggtggtgatggtggtggtgattggtaaGTGTAATAACAGTAGCATGGGTTGTTAGGGGATGGTGTGGGGCtatcaatattatttttattattattattgttgttttcgtTTAGGTAAACTCAGCCGGTATCATTAGCCTTACTTTCTTCAGTGTCTGTTTTATCAACTATATTCATACATCGTAATTTTATGGTACGTAAGGTTTGTTTTTGATGCATTATTCTCGATtatattcatcttcctttttcctctaaaGTCCTCCCagcctcagtcacctcctcctcctcctccttttccctctccagtCCTCCCagcctcagtcacctcctcctcctcttccttttccctctcccgtcCTCCCAGCTTCagtcacgtcctcctcctcctcttcctcatacttccATGGCTTCATCTAACTCCATTACTGTTCGTCGCCTCTTCTTTAGTCTCGGTGTCATACAAGATATACCAAAGTTTTAAGATTTGTATTTGTCTATTGATATCTTCCCAGCTTCCTTGGCTTCCTGTTCTAAATTAAGTAAACGATACCTTTCAATTTTGCAacctatgtgagagagagagagagagagagagagagagagagagagagagaggtgggtacgCGTGAACGAGGCAGTAAAGgcgtctcccattctctctctctctctctctctctctctctctctctctctctctctccagcggtGCGGACATACGTCAGGTCATTAATAAACTAAAGATCTAAAAGGATTATCTATTAAAATTAACCCAAGCCAGCCAGCCATTGTCATATAGGACTCGCgaggcctgacacacacacacacacacacacacacacacacacacacacacacacacacacacacacacacaagtggagGAGAGTTATAAGCTTCCCAATTTTTCCTTGTATGTTCCCCCATGTCTTACGGCAATCTGCGACACATGGCCAGTTGTATCGAGTTGCCTTTTATTTGAGTAGCTCTTAAGATGTATGAGTCGTGCTGGAGATCGCTTCTCGGACTTGGACTGTGTTAATTTGTCACGCTACTTCACCCGCCAGCCAAAATATTGTTGTCTGCTTCCAACACTCCGGGGCtggcaggagggggaagggagcacGTCAGTCAGCCTGCAGAGTTACCGTTTTTGGTACAAACGTACCCGATTTGATACTTCTGGGTGTACAAAGTACGACTTCCACTAGATCTGGTACTAAATACTGATATGGTACTTTAGTTCTTTACATAGTGCAAATAAAATGAATAGTGTCGTAAGTCGTAACATATTTGTCCTGCCATGTACTTCGTTAGTGTTCAACACTTTCAGCAACCCAAGAGGAGATAGATTTACATTTTCAAAAATATGTAGACCAGTAAATAATGTCATATTTACTCAATCTGGTACGTTTTGTTCTCATTTGGTACTTTTATTAATGCAATCTGTTTCTACTTCTTAAAACTGAGTGGTAACACTGCAGTCAGGCAATAGAGGTGGACGATACAAGTACTTTCGTTTCGATACGATACCAAGTATTTTTCAGtttggtatcggtggtatcgaATACCGATACCAAGTACTTTGCTTCCAGTATCGATTATTATGAGTACTTACCTTACAGAAGGAAACATAACGAttataacaattataataataataataataataatgatactactactactgctactgctactgctactgctactactactactactactacttataataataataataataatgataaaaataaaataataataataataataacaataatactaataatatataAGGATTGTAATTTTTCTTGTTGTCGTTGAAGCTACAACGCTGCCGGGTAGGGAATTCCCACACCCGCTCCACCTAAAGTGTCTCGATATTTGCATCCAACTATAGCGACAACGACTGTCTGTGACTGACTCTGTAATCTGTATACTGACTACTGACGCCTGACGGACAGCGAAGGAAACAAACATCATATACTGAACACGTCTGGTCAGTGGTCAGTCACAGTATGTGCAGtacaccccctccttcccccaacaCAAAAATAGCAACCTATGTCATTAAAGTGAACCTCATTCGTCGATTACTAATATAACTTATTTCAGTAAAGTTGCAAAAGTGAACCATCCCTGTCCACTCCTTTTGAAAttaccgctacacacacacacacacacacacacacacacacacacacacgcgcactgaCGAAGAGAGTTGCCACACATTTCAATATTATATTGGTGTATGGCAACAGTTTGacatacttttacaaatattttgccTATGCTTATCAAGTTCACAAGTACTCATAATACTCGATACCAAGAAAACAGTATCGATACTATTGATTCTAAGGTGGTATCGGAAGTATCGATATTTTGATATCGATGCGCCCACCACTATCAGGCAGTCACCTGTTACTACCTGTATCATTACTCCTTTATTCGTCGTTTATTCTGTCACTATACACTCGACGGCTTGACACTGTCACAAGATTCGTCCAACGTATAGATTTGGTCGTTCATTCATATAAATTATGTACACTCCGTTCTccggaatgtttttttttttcgtgtgtgtgtgtgtgtgtgtgtgtgtgtgtgtgtgtcaggctccttcggagagagagagagagagagagagagagagagagagagagagagagagagagagagagaacgagtgtGGCAAGGGAGTAGCAATCACGTCGCTGACGGTAAATAGAAACTGACACCACCGGCGACAACTATTAATATAACCCAGAAGCCTTCTTGCGCTCATGGACAATCTTCtcgtttctcctcccctccctgtagGTTACTCTTTCCTGTGTATTCTCGCGTCCCTTTCTTTCCGCCCACAATAAAATTCACCCTTTGTCAATTTTACCTGCCCTCCTCGACACGGGCAGTAGAGGGAGGGGGAATGTGAACCACCACGCTGGGTTGTCATAGGGTGGCAGATTGCGGCCTGTCGCTCTTTTTCTGCAGTCCTCCACGACTCCACGACTCCTTCACGTATTTCAAGGCTCACCACTTTGCACAGTCAGCCTCCAGAGCATCACAGTAAAAAAGAACAGCCAGTCTATCACAATACATACGTCTGAAGCTGGCGTGATGGGTAGAGTtcatgttatcattattatttatttatttattattattattattattattattattattattattattattattattattattattattattattattattattattattattattattattattattgttgttgttgttgttgttaccattaTCGTTATAGTCTTTTTTATAattgtcttttcctctttcagaTATGTTGTTCCTCCAGCCACGCAGcctactccctctcctccctctgtgccctcctcctcctcctcctcctcctcctccgtcgtcgcCTTCACCGGAGTCTCCACGTCCTCAGCGCTCCAGGTtagttttcttcattatttttattttattttgagagagagagagagagagagagagagagagagagagagagagagagagagagagcaccgttcTTAATGTTATCGCAAGTTGCACCGCCAGTtaacttttttcacttttttttcttattttccgcgCCGCCAAAGTCCAGCCACTC of Eriocheir sinensis breed Jianghai 21 chromosome 2, ASM2467909v1, whole genome shotgun sequence contains these proteins:
- the LOC126998211 gene encoding basic proline-rich protein-like, whose protein sequence is PLPSPSPLPSPSPPPPLSPPPSPPLSPPPPLSPPPPSPPPPPSPPPSPPPSPPPSPPPPLPPLSPPPSPPPSPPPPPSPPLSPPPSPPLSPPPSPAPPPSPPLSPPPSPPLSPPLSPPPSPPLSPPPSPAPLPSPSPPLSPPPSPPLSPPPPSPSPPPSPSPPPSPPSPPPSPPPPPPSPPPSPSPPPPSPPPSPPPSPPPPPSPPPSPSPPSPPPSPPPSPPPPPPPSPSPPPPSPPPSPPPSPPPPPSPPPSPPPPPPPSPSPPPPPPPTPPPSPPPPPSPPPPPPPSPPPSPPPPSPPPSPPPPSPSPPPSPPPPPPLSPPPPPSPPPPPSPPLSPPPPLSPPQSPSPPPTPPPPPPPPPLSPPPPPPPPPPPLSPPLSPPPPCRVCIFVR